The nucleotide window GCCAACGAAGCTGGAGTGATACAAGATCTAAGTGATCTCGGCGAGCCTATCAAGAAGATTGCAGCAGCGGGATATACAGCTGCAGCTTTGACAGAGAGTGGCGGACTGTATCTCTGGGGCATGGCAGCCCCTGGCTCACACAGACGACACAACGTATTTCAAGACATCACCGAGTTGCCGAACTACTTCGAAGTTGATGGAGACAAAGACGTGCAGGATATCGGACTTGGAGAATCACATGCCATTGCTCTTACGACTGATGGCTGCATCTACATAATAGGGAGTAACACCAATGGGCAAATCGGCCTTGGGAAAGATGTTCAAGATCCAATTTTATCATGGAAAAAGATGGATTTCAAGCCCCCTGAGGGCTGTGCAATTGTTGCCGTTGAGGCTGGCCCCAGATCATCATTCATAGTCACAGAAAAGGTAAAGCAATCTCAAAGCTCATAATAAGCTGCTCTTCTATCGGAACCAGCTCTACTGAGCCCAATAACCCTCTATTGTACAATGCTTCTCGTTGTGATCATTTGCATAAGGGCAATCATAGACTCGTCAGGTAATCCTCAATCTCTTGAGGGGTCAGCTTTCTGAAACGGGGTCCGACAGCCCCATCAACACCCTCAAGTCCCAGAAGATGGTCTGCGGGAGCACCAACAATACCTGCAATATGTTAACAAGGTTCTCACTCTCGGCTTTTCCCGAAAACTTACCAATCTCGATGCTGTCACCGTTCATCTCACCCTCGATGTTGTCCTTCAGGGTCAACAGCGCGATGTGGATAGCATCCTCAAGCTCGAGCTCCTCCGAGTATCGCTTTTCCAAGAATGTCTTGGCCTTTGTCGCACTCTTGCCAATGGCTGTAGCCTTCCATGGATAGTAACTGCCAGAAGGATCGACCTGGTACAGCATGGGACCGCCTTTGTGAATGCCACCAGTCTTTCgattgaccttcttctcctcgctcTCCTCGGTAGTCttgctctcctcctcaggctcAATGCCCTCATCCCAACCAGCAACCAACAGACTCACACCATAAGGTCGAACACCGGCGGATTGCGTGGCCTCCTGCATCACTCGGGCGACATCCTGCACCAATATTCTGGTAGGGGGGTACTCGTTGTAGATGCGCTTGTAGCCGCTATGTGAAACCTTGCGTGCTCGGTCCACCAATACTCGATAATCAGGGCCCATGCCAGAGTACACCATGCCGATGTTGGGAGTGATGTCGCTGATTTTGGAGAGGGAACTCTGGTCGGCCAGAGGGGatgatgacttcttctcggTGGCAAGAACGATACCGTTGGTGGCTTATGCAGGTTAGTACGAGCTCGGTTCGAGATGCTAGAGAGAGTGCGAACCTTTGATGCCAAGGGCAGTGATACCCTGGTTTACAGCATTGAGGGCATACTCTATTTCGTCAAGTTAGTTCTAAAACATGGTTCGGCCACGAAACTTCAATACGCAAAGCATATCAAAGATACACCAGCAATTACGTACCAATCTGCACCAGCTTTCCGCTATAACTTTGTCAGTGATGATGCTCGCATATCAACAGTGTCGTCACCGAAACATACCTGGGAGAGAAGGTTGTGAGAGAGAAGGAGTATCGGTCCGCCATCGCTCAAGCTCCTGCTTCGATGGAATCGTTACGAAAGAAGTGAGTGTTGAATTATGGGCGGTTATGGATTCGTGGGGTTGACGAGGAGATATCAAGCAAGGCTGCAACTGGAGCTCTG belongs to Fusarium musae strain F31 chromosome 9, whole genome shotgun sequence and includes:
- the PCA2 gene encoding putative proteasome subunit alpha type-2 (EggNog:ENOG41~MEROPS:MER0004996~BUSCO:EOG092645G0) encodes the protein MADRYSFSLTTFSPSGKLVQIEYALNAVNQGITALGIKATNGIVLATEKKSSSPLADQSSLSKISDITPNIGMVYSGMGPDYRVLVDRARKVSHSGYKRIYNEYPPTRILVQDVARVMQEATQSAGVRPYGVSLLVAGWDEGIEPEEESKTTEESEEKKVNRKTGGIHKGGPMLYQVDPSGSYYPWKATAIGKSATKAKTFLEKRYSEELELEDAIHIALLTLKDNIEGEMNGDSIEIGIVGAPADHLLGLEGVDGAVGPRFRKLTPQEIEDYLTSL